Proteins co-encoded in one Kribbella solani genomic window:
- a CDS encoding IclR family transcriptional regulator: protein MSGNVPASTRTLRVLTFLATQPGPVPMERIASAVGLPRSSTYHLLRAMIDEGFVVHLPEEKRYGLGVAAFEIGSAYLRHDPLERLARPLLVQLVHEVGQTAHLGVLHGRELVYLLKEQPPRPVTLVTDVGVRLPATLTASGRALLAELPPAQVRALFPDPESFVRRTDQGPQSLTQLRRLLADEKRQGFAVEDSFITPGVATVASAALDHSGHPVAAISVTFRTDTVPTTDRPHLAHKIHQAATALTRRLHG, encoded by the coding sequence GTGAGCGGCAACGTTCCCGCCTCGACCCGCACGTTGCGGGTGCTGACGTTCCTGGCCACACAGCCCGGTCCGGTACCGATGGAGCGCATCGCCTCCGCGGTCGGACTGCCACGCTCGTCCACGTACCACTTGCTGCGGGCAATGATCGACGAAGGTTTCGTCGTCCATCTGCCCGAAGAGAAGCGGTACGGGCTGGGGGTGGCCGCGTTCGAGATCGGCTCCGCGTACTTGCGGCACGACCCGCTGGAACGGTTGGCGCGACCACTGTTGGTGCAGCTGGTCCACGAGGTCGGACAGACCGCGCACCTCGGCGTACTGCACGGGCGTGAGCTTGTCTACCTGCTCAAGGAACAGCCGCCGCGGCCGGTCACACTGGTCACGGACGTCGGCGTACGCCTCCCCGCCACCCTGACCGCCTCCGGCCGCGCCTTACTCGCCGAGCTGCCACCCGCTCAGGTCCGGGCGCTGTTCCCCGACCCTGAGTCGTTCGTCCGCCGCACCGACCAGGGCCCCCAATCCCTGACCCAGCTCCGCCGCCTCCTGGCCGACGAGAAACGCCAGGGTTTCGCGGTCGAGGACTCATTCATCACCCCCGGCGTCGCCACGGTAGCCAGCGCCGCCCTCGACCACTCCGGCCACCCAGTAGCTGCCATCAGCGTCACTTTCCGCACCGATACCGTCCCCACCACCGACCGCCCCCACCTGGCCCACAAAATCCACCAAGCCGCCACCGCACTAACCCGCCGCCTGCACGGTTGA
- a CDS encoding GNAT family N-acetyltransferase, translated as MGFEVRTAVPADAVGVARIWAVTMPQLVKTARAVELELRHGQSRGVLVAADGADVVGYANIYLPPPDARAPRVRITVQVPPEVRRRGIGSALLAAITERAVATGAGRLLVAVRDDDASKGFAERHGFTLGRQMAHAAAELSAVPEPVDPPAGLRVLDYSTLTPRQLFDAEIAVRDDDPSGLSGGPAYEEWVDVSWHNPDGRHDLSFAVLDGDQVLSFVTTTADPDRGMIWSNLTGTIPAARGRGLAKVVKSAALARARDAGFTVASTGNDAANAPMLAVNKWLGYRVTSGAWTAEKAL; from the coding sequence ATGGGGTTCGAGGTCCGGACTGCGGTTCCGGCGGACGCGGTGGGGGTTGCCCGGATCTGGGCCGTCACGATGCCGCAACTGGTCAAAACAGCACGCGCGGTCGAGCTCGAGCTGCGGCACGGGCAGAGTCGCGGCGTACTGGTCGCGGCGGACGGCGCGGACGTGGTCGGGTACGCCAACATCTATCTGCCGCCGCCGGACGCGCGGGCGCCGCGGGTACGCATCACGGTCCAGGTGCCACCGGAGGTTCGGCGGCGTGGGATCGGGAGCGCGCTGCTGGCCGCGATCACCGAGCGGGCCGTCGCGACCGGCGCTGGGCGACTGCTGGTGGCGGTGCGTGACGACGACGCCTCGAAGGGTTTCGCGGAGCGGCATGGGTTCACGCTCGGGCGGCAGATGGCGCACGCCGCGGCGGAGCTCTCCGCCGTACCTGAACCGGTTGATCCGCCGGCGGGCCTGCGGGTGTTGGATTACAGCACGCTGACACCGCGGCAGCTGTTCGACGCGGAAATCGCGGTCCGGGACGACGATCCGAGTGGTCTGTCGGGCGGACCCGCGTACGAGGAATGGGTGGACGTGTCGTGGCACAACCCGGACGGACGGCACGACTTGAGCTTCGCCGTGCTGGACGGTGACCAGGTGCTGTCCTTTGTCACCACGACCGCCGACCCGGACCGCGGGATGATCTGGTCGAACCTGACCGGCACGATCCCGGCGGCACGCGGGCGCGGACTGGCGAAGGTGGTGAAGTCCGCCGCGCTCGCCCGGGCGCGGGACGCCGGCTTCACCGTCGCCTCGACCGGGAACGACGCCGCGAACGCGCCGATGCTCGCGGTGAACAAGTGGCTCGGGTACCGGGTGACTTCGGGTGCGTGGACCGCGGAGAAGGCACTGTGA
- the hutH gene encoding histidine ammonia-lyase: MENTVIVGVGPLTPAEVVAVARYGAQVRIDDQALEEIAKSRAAIEALAHADTPHYGVSTGFGALATRHIAPELRAQLQRSLIRSHAAGSGPEVEPEVVRALALLRLSTLATGRTGVKVETAQAYAGLLNANLTPVVHEYGSLGCSGDLAPLSHVALAILGEGKVRDADGNLLDAGEALRAHGLTPIVLAEKEGLALINGTDGMLGMLVLALADLDRLFRTADLAAAMSVEAQLGTDRVFAADLQALRPHPGQAAAAANLRAILKDSAIVASHRGPDCNRVQDAYSLRCSPQVHGAARDTAAHAKNVAANELQAAIDNPVVLPDGRVESNGNFHGAPIGYVLDFLAIAVADLASISERRTDRFLDVARNHGLNAFLADDPGVDSGHMIAQYTQAAIVSELKRLAVPASVDSIPSSAMQEDHVSMGWSAARKLRKAVDGLQRVLAIEILTAARALDLRAPLTPAPATAAAQAALRQYVDGPATDRFLAPELEHSVQLVANGTYIEAVETVTGPLN; this comes from the coding sequence GTGGAGAACACGGTGATTGTCGGCGTCGGCCCGCTGACCCCGGCCGAAGTGGTCGCGGTCGCGCGGTACGGCGCGCAGGTACGGATCGACGACCAGGCGCTGGAGGAGATCGCGAAGTCGCGGGCCGCGATCGAGGCACTGGCCCATGCGGACACCCCGCACTACGGCGTCTCGACCGGTTTCGGCGCGCTCGCGACCCGGCACATCGCGCCGGAGCTGCGGGCCCAGTTGCAGCGCAGCCTGATCCGCTCGCACGCGGCCGGCTCCGGCCCGGAGGTCGAGCCCGAGGTCGTCCGCGCCCTCGCGCTGCTGCGGCTGTCCACCCTCGCGACCGGACGTACCGGGGTGAAGGTCGAGACCGCGCAGGCGTACGCCGGGCTGCTCAACGCCAACCTGACTCCGGTCGTGCACGAGTACGGCAGCCTCGGCTGTTCCGGCGATCTCGCGCCGCTGTCGCATGTCGCGCTGGCGATCCTCGGCGAAGGCAAGGTCCGTGATGCCGACGGCAACCTTCTCGACGCCGGCGAGGCGCTGCGCGCGCACGGTCTGACGCCGATCGTGCTGGCGGAGAAGGAAGGTCTGGCGCTGATCAACGGCACCGACGGGATGCTCGGCATGCTGGTGCTCGCGCTCGCCGACCTGGACCGGCTGTTCCGGACCGCCGACCTCGCCGCCGCGATGAGCGTCGAAGCCCAGCTCGGCACCGATCGGGTGTTCGCCGCGGACCTGCAGGCCCTGCGGCCGCACCCCGGCCAGGCCGCGGCGGCCGCGAACCTGCGCGCGATCCTCAAGGACAGCGCGATCGTCGCCAGCCACCGTGGTCCGGACTGCAACCGGGTCCAGGACGCGTACTCGCTCCGGTGCTCGCCGCAGGTTCACGGCGCCGCCCGTGACACCGCCGCCCACGCGAAGAACGTCGCGGCCAACGAGCTCCAGGCCGCGATCGACAACCCGGTCGTGCTGCCGGACGGCCGGGTCGAGTCGAACGGCAACTTCCACGGCGCCCCGATCGGGTACGTGCTGGACTTCCTCGCGATCGCCGTCGCGGACCTGGCGAGTATCAGCGAACGCCGCACCGACCGCTTCCTCGACGTCGCCCGCAACCACGGTCTGAACGCGTTCCTGGCCGACGATCCGGGCGTCGACAGCGGTCACATGATCGCGCAGTACACGCAGGCCGCGATCGTGTCCGAGCTGAAGCGGCTGGCCGTACCCGCGAGCGTCGACTCGATCCCGAGCAGCGCGATGCAGGAGGACCACGTCTCGATGGGCTGGTCGGCCGCACGCAAGCTGCGCAAGGCCGTCGACGGCCTGCAGCGGGTGCTCGCGATCGAGATCCTGACCGCCGCGCGGGCACTCGACCTGCGCGCCCCGCTCACGCCCGCACCGGCGACGGCCGCCGCCCAAGCGGCGCTGCGGCAGTACGTCGATGGTCCGGCCACCGACCGGTTCCTCGCCCCCGAGCTCGAACACTCCGTCCAACTCGTTGCCAATGGCACCTACATCGAAGCCGTCGAGACCGTCACCGGTCCGCTGAATTGA
- the hutU gene encoding urocanate hydratase: MSGPRPVRAPRGTTLTARGWQQEAALRMLQNNLDPEVAEHPDELVVYGGSGKAARDWNSFDAMVRTLTTLKDDETMLVQSGRPVGVMRTHEWAPRVLIANSNLVGDWATWEEFRKLEAMGLTMYGQMTAGSWIYIGTQGILQGTYETFGAVAEKKFDGSLAGTVTLTAGLGGMGGAQPLAVTMNDGVAICIDVDESRIQRRIEHRYLDVRASSVDEALQLAEEAKKARRPLSIGVLGNAATIVPDLLKRGAPIDVVTDQTSAHDPLMYLPVGVEFDDWAAAREKDPAGFTERAQESMARHVQAMVEFQDAGAEVFDYGNSIRDEARKAGYARAFEFPGFVPAYIRPLFCEGKGPFRWAALSGNPADIAKTDQAILDLFPENEHLSRWIKLAGERVAFQGLPARICWLGQGERDKAGVRFNDMVASGELEAPIVIGRDHLDTGSVASPYRETEGMLDGSDAIADWPLLNAMVNVSSGASWVSIHHGGGVGIGRSIHAGQVSVADGTDLARQKLQRVLTNDPAMGVIRHVDAGYDQAAEVAAERGVRVPMRES, encoded by the coding sequence ATGTCCGGACCACGTCCCGTCCGCGCGCCCCGCGGTACCACCCTGACCGCTCGCGGCTGGCAGCAGGAGGCAGCGCTGCGGATGCTGCAGAACAACCTCGACCCGGAGGTCGCCGAGCACCCCGACGAGCTGGTCGTGTACGGCGGTTCCGGCAAGGCCGCGCGGGACTGGAACTCGTTCGACGCGATGGTCCGGACGCTGACCACGCTGAAGGACGACGAGACCATGCTGGTCCAGTCCGGCCGCCCGGTCGGGGTGATGCGGACACATGAGTGGGCGCCGCGGGTACTGATCGCGAACTCGAACCTGGTCGGCGACTGGGCCACCTGGGAGGAGTTCCGCAAACTAGAGGCGATGGGGCTGACCATGTACGGCCAGATGACGGCCGGGTCGTGGATCTACATCGGCACCCAGGGCATCCTGCAGGGTACGTACGAGACGTTCGGCGCGGTCGCGGAGAAGAAGTTCGACGGCTCGCTGGCCGGTACGGTCACGCTGACCGCGGGCCTCGGCGGAATGGGCGGCGCGCAGCCGCTGGCCGTGACGATGAACGACGGCGTGGCGATCTGCATCGACGTCGACGAGTCGCGCATCCAGCGCCGGATCGAGCACCGCTACCTGGACGTCCGCGCGTCCTCCGTCGATGAAGCGCTTCAACTGGCCGAAGAGGCGAAGAAGGCGCGGCGGCCGTTGTCGATCGGCGTGCTCGGCAACGCCGCGACGATCGTGCCGGACCTGCTCAAGCGGGGTGCGCCGATCGACGTCGTCACCGACCAGACCTCGGCACACGACCCGTTGATGTACCTGCCGGTCGGCGTCGAGTTCGACGACTGGGCGGCCGCGCGGGAGAAGGACCCGGCCGGGTTCACCGAGCGGGCGCAGGAGTCGATGGCCCGGCACGTCCAGGCGATGGTCGAGTTCCAGGACGCGGGCGCCGAGGTGTTCGACTACGGCAACTCGATCCGGGACGAGGCGCGCAAGGCCGGGTACGCCCGCGCGTTCGAGTTCCCCGGTTTCGTACCGGCGTACATCCGGCCGCTGTTCTGCGAAGGAAAAGGCCCGTTCCGGTGGGCGGCGCTGTCGGGTAATCCGGCCGACATCGCCAAGACGGACCAGGCGATCCTGGACCTGTTCCCGGAGAACGAGCACCTGAGCCGCTGGATCAAGCTGGCCGGGGAGCGGGTCGCCTTCCAGGGGCTGCCGGCCCGGATCTGCTGGCTCGGCCAGGGCGAGCGGGACAAGGCCGGCGTCCGGTTCAACGACATGGTGGCGTCGGGTGAACTCGAGGCGCCGATCGTGATCGGCCGGGACCACCTGGACACCGGCAGCGTGGCGTCGCCCTACCGGGAGACCGAAGGCATGCTGGACGGCTCGGACGCGATCGCGGACTGGCCGTTGCTGAACGCGATGGTGAACGTGTCCAGCGGCGCGTCCTGGGTGTCGATCCACCACGGCGGCGGCGTCGGCATCGGCCGGTCCATCCACGCCGGTCAGGTGTCGGTTGCCGACGGCACCGACCTGGCCCGGCAGAAGCTGCAGCGGGTACTGACGAACGATCCGGCGATGGGTGTGATCCGTCACGTCGACGCCGGCTACGACCAGGCGGCCGAGGTCGCGGCCGAGCGTGGCGTCCGGGTTCCGATGCGGGAAAGCTGA
- a CDS encoding ABC transporter ATP-binding protein produces the protein MIEFEDVTKQYPDGTVAVDKLSLRIPSNQITVFVGPSGCGKTTSLRMINRTIERSGGTISIDGEDINSQDAVTLRRGIGYVIQNAGLFPHKTVVDNIATVPKLLGWDKRKARGTAMELLERVGLETKMAERYPAQLSGGQQQRVGVARALAADPKIMLMDEPFSAVDPIVRHQLQEELLRLQRDIGKTIVFVTHDIDEAIKLGDNVAVLQVGGKLAQFAPPAELLANPVDDFVRGFVGQDRGYRALTFVHPENLAVRPLPDELALRDGVPVGWRNGSEELLPVGAVFKRGDSLRAALDAVLTSPTGCGICVDDDGKAIGVIDQAAVAEALRP, from the coding sequence ATGATCGAGTTCGAGGACGTCACCAAGCAGTATCCGGACGGCACCGTCGCCGTCGACAAACTGTCCCTGCGGATCCCGAGCAACCAGATCACCGTGTTCGTCGGCCCGTCCGGCTGCGGCAAGACCACGTCGCTGCGGATGATCAACCGGACCATCGAACGGTCCGGTGGCACGATCTCGATCGACGGGGAGGACATCAACTCCCAGGACGCGGTCACGCTGCGGCGCGGCATCGGGTACGTGATCCAGAACGCCGGACTGTTCCCGCACAAGACAGTGGTGGACAACATCGCCACCGTGCCGAAACTGCTCGGCTGGGACAAGCGCAAGGCGCGCGGTACGGCGATGGAACTGCTGGAACGCGTCGGCCTGGAAACCAAGATGGCCGAGCGGTACCCGGCGCAACTGTCCGGTGGGCAGCAGCAACGCGTCGGCGTCGCCCGTGCCCTCGCGGCCGATCCCAAGATCATGTTGATGGACGAGCCGTTCAGCGCCGTCGACCCGATCGTCAGGCATCAGCTGCAAGAGGAGCTGCTGCGCCTGCAACGCGACATCGGCAAGACGATCGTGTTCGTCACGCATGACATCGACGAGGCGATCAAGCTCGGCGACAACGTGGCAGTACTGCAGGTGGGCGGGAAGCTGGCGCAGTTCGCGCCGCCGGCCGAGCTGCTGGCGAACCCGGTCGACGATTTCGTCCGTGGGTTCGTCGGGCAGGACCGCGGTTACCGGGCGCTGACGTTCGTACACCCGGAGAACCTGGCGGTGCGGCCGCTGCCGGACGAGCTGGCGTTGCGCGACGGCGTACCTGTCGGGTGGCGGAACGGCTCCGAAGAGCTGCTGCCGGTCGGCGCGGTCTTCAAACGCGGCGACTCGTTGCGCGCGGCCCTCGACGCCGTCCTCACCTCGCCCACCGGCTGCGGAATCTGCGTCGACGACGACGGCAAGGCCATCGGCGTCATCGACCAGGCAGCCGTTGCGGAAGCGCTTCGCCCATGA
- a CDS encoding ABC transporter permease translates to MTWIGDNLGLIWEQLREHLYLAILPVILGLIISVPLGYVATRYAWLANPLIAFGGILYSLPSIALFIVLPAILGTKVLSEVNIVVALTIYTVSLLIRNVIDGLRSVPPDVRQSAIAVGYGSMHRLVAIDLPIAVPVIFTGLRVVTVANISMVSVGAVIGIGGLGELFTLGFQKAFLTPVVVGVVLSLALALLADFVLVTLQRVLTPWTRVVAPVGEVA, encoded by the coding sequence ATGACGTGGATCGGCGACAATCTCGGGCTGATCTGGGAGCAACTGCGGGAGCATCTGTACCTGGCGATCCTGCCGGTCATTCTCGGGCTGATCATCTCGGTGCCGCTCGGGTACGTCGCGACCCGCTACGCCTGGCTGGCCAACCCGCTGATCGCATTCGGCGGCATCCTGTACTCGCTGCCGTCGATCGCGCTGTTCATCGTGCTGCCGGCGATCCTCGGGACCAAGGTGCTGTCCGAGGTGAACATCGTGGTGGCACTGACCATCTACACCGTGTCGCTGCTGATCCGGAACGTGATCGACGGACTCCGATCCGTGCCACCGGACGTACGCCAATCGGCGATCGCGGTCGGGTACGGATCGATGCACCGGCTGGTCGCGATCGACCTGCCGATCGCGGTGCCGGTGATCTTCACCGGACTGCGCGTGGTCACGGTCGCGAACATCTCGATGGTGAGCGTCGGCGCGGTGATCGGGATCGGCGGCCTGGGTGAGCTGTTCACGCTCGGCTTCCAGAAGGCGTTCCTGACGCCGGTCGTGGTCGGCGTGGTGCTCTCGCTGGCGCTGGCGTTGCTCGCGGACTTCGTCCTGGTGACCCTGCAACGGGTGCTGACCCCGTGGACCCGCGTCGTGGCGCCCGTAGGGGAGGTGGCGTGA
- a CDS encoding ABC transporter permease, whose product MWQFLTDSYNWSGNEGIWARIVEHLWYTFAALGLSVLIGLPIGLRIGHTRRGAFLAINTGNAARALPSLGLLMLAVLLTDQIGFLPVLIALVALGIPPILASTYAGLSGVDPATIDAARGMGMTGREILTKVEIPIGLPLIISGIRSATLQIVSTATIAALVSLGGLGRYVIDGLKLRDFPQMFTGALLVALMALLLDALFALIGRITVSPGLKTG is encoded by the coding sequence ATGTGGCAGTTCCTGACCGACTCGTACAACTGGTCCGGCAACGAAGGCATCTGGGCGCGGATCGTCGAACACCTCTGGTACACGTTTGCCGCGCTCGGCCTGTCGGTGCTGATCGGACTGCCGATCGGCCTCCGGATCGGGCACACCCGGCGTGGCGCGTTCCTTGCCATCAACACCGGCAACGCGGCCCGCGCGCTGCCCAGCCTCGGCCTGCTGATGCTGGCGGTGCTGCTGACCGACCAGATCGGCTTCCTGCCCGTACTGATCGCCCTGGTCGCGCTCGGAATCCCGCCCATCCTCGCCTCGACGTACGCGGGACTGTCCGGTGTCGATCCGGCCACGATCGACGCCGCTCGTGGCATGGGGATGACCGGGCGGGAGATTCTGACCAAGGTGGAGATCCCGATCGGGCTGCCGCTGATCATCTCCGGCATCCGCAGCGCCACCCTGCAGATCGTCTCCACCGCGACCATCGCGGCGCTGGTGTCCCTCGGCGGGCTCGGCCGGTACGTGATCGACGGGCTGAAGCTGCGCGACTTCCCGCAGATGTTCACCGGCGCGCTGCTGGTGGCCCTGATGGCGCTGCTGCTGGACGCGTTGTTCGCGCTGATCGGGCGGATCACCGTCTCACCGGGACTGAAAACCGGCTGA
- a CDS encoding ABC transporter substrate-binding protein produces the protein MLRSTLIRTAIAGVAVLGLAGCGGGGDQLGSGNAGSSPAPSKVTSITVGSADFSESQLLAEIYGQALAAKGIDVKKKPNIGNRETYMAAIKDGSVDLVPEYTGAALAYFDKNSTETDPQKAYDALKKALPSGLEILEMSPAADEDTIVVTKATADKYNLKSIGDLKGKNLVAGGSSEFKVRTAGLKGMKEKYDVDFKDYKTLDAGGPLSIKALEDNTIQVTDLFTTQAVIKDKGWVQLEDPENILPPNNIVPLIRTDHKSDDVAKTLNAVDAKLTTDDLTALVKRMDVGKESADAVAKDWLSKNPLS, from the coding sequence GTGTTGAGATCCACACTCATCCGTACCGCGATCGCCGGCGTGGCGGTCCTCGGCCTGGCCGGCTGTGGGGGTGGGGGCGACCAGCTCGGCAGCGGCAACGCGGGGTCCTCGCCCGCGCCGTCCAAGGTGACCAGCATCACCGTCGGGTCCGCGGACTTCTCCGAGAGCCAGCTGCTGGCGGAGATCTACGGGCAGGCGCTTGCCGCCAAGGGCATCGACGTGAAGAAGAAGCCGAACATCGGCAACCGCGAGACGTACATGGCGGCAATCAAGGACGGGTCCGTCGACCTGGTGCCGGAGTACACCGGCGCCGCGCTGGCGTACTTCGACAAGAACTCCACCGAGACCGACCCGCAGAAGGCGTACGACGCGCTGAAGAAGGCGCTGCCGTCCGGGCTGGAGATCCTGGAGATGTCGCCGGCCGCCGACGAGGACACCATCGTGGTGACCAAGGCGACCGCCGACAAGTACAACCTGAAGTCGATCGGTGACCTGAAGGGGAAGAACCTGGTCGCCGGTGGCAGCTCCGAGTTCAAGGTCCGGACCGCCGGGCTGAAGGGCATGAAGGAGAAGTACGACGTCGACTTCAAGGACTACAAGACGCTGGACGCGGGCGGCCCGCTGAGCATCAAGGCGCTGGAGGACAACACCATCCAGGTGACCGACCTGTTCACCACCCAGGCCGTGATCAAGGACAAGGGCTGGGTGCAGCTGGAGGACCCGGAGAACATCCTGCCGCCGAACAACATCGTTCCGCTGATCCGTACCGACCACAAGTCCGACGACGTCGCCAAGACACTGAACGCGGTCGACGCCAAGCTGACCACCGACGACCTGACCGCGCTGGTCAAGCGGATGGACGTCGGCAAGGAGAGCGCGGACGCGGTCGCGAAGGACTGGCTGTCGAAGAACCCGCTGTCCTGA
- a CDS encoding allantoate amidohydrolase, giving the protein MIDGGAFDGPLGVVSALAAVDRLRAEGFEPGVPIGIGAFVEEEGSRFGMPCLGSRIAAGVLPAEKALRLTDRTGVELRQALEEAGIDPAGVGPSPLMQRMGTFVELHVEQGRGLTAPVGVASSIWPHGRYRFTFTGEANHAGTTLMEDRHDPMLTYAMTALAANKQARLAGARATFGRVAVEPNGTNAIPSQVTAWLDARAADTATLESLLAAITRLSTERAERDGTTVEVTAESVSPIVDFPAGLRDRLSDVLGGAPVLPTGAGHDAGVFSAAGIPTAMLFVRNPTGVSHSPAEYAEPDDCLAGVEALAAVLKDLAK; this is encoded by the coding sequence GTGATTGATGGTGGGGCTTTTGATGGGCCGCTGGGGGTGGTTTCGGCTTTGGCGGCTGTGGATCGGTTGCGGGCGGAGGGGTTCGAGCCGGGCGTGCCGATCGGCATCGGGGCGTTTGTGGAAGAAGAAGGGTCGCGGTTCGGGATGCCTTGTCTGGGGTCCCGCATCGCGGCCGGAGTACTGCCTGCTGAGAAGGCACTGCGGTTGACGGATCGCACGGGTGTCGAGCTGCGGCAGGCGCTGGAAGAGGCCGGGATCGACCCGGCCGGCGTCGGCCCGTCCCCACTGATGCAGCGAATGGGGACGTTCGTCGAGCTGCACGTCGAGCAGGGCCGCGGACTGACCGCACCCGTCGGAGTCGCGAGCTCGATCTGGCCGCACGGGCGGTACCGGTTCACGTTCACCGGCGAGGCGAACCACGCCGGCACGACCCTGATGGAAGACCGGCACGACCCCATGCTCACGTACGCGATGACCGCGCTGGCCGCGAACAAGCAGGCCCGGCTGGCCGGCGCCCGCGCCACCTTCGGCCGGGTCGCGGTCGAACCGAACGGCACCAACGCGATCCCGTCCCAGGTAACGGCATGGCTGGACGCCCGCGCCGCCGACACCGCCACCCTCGAATCGTTGCTCGCGGCAATCACCAGGCTATCCACCGAACGCGCCGAGCGCGACGGCACCACCGTCGAGGTGACGGCGGAGTCCGTCTCACCGATCGTCGACTTCCCGGCCGGTCTCCGCGATCGCCTGTCCGACGTACTGGGCGGCGCCCCGGTGCTCCCGACCGGCGCCGGTCACGACGCCGGCGTGTTTTCCGCGGCCGGCATCCCGACCGCGATGCTCTTCGTCCGGAACCCGACCGGCGTATCCCATTCACCCGCCGAGTACGCCGAACCGGACGACTGTCTCGCCGGCGTCGAGGCGCTGGCCGCCGTACTGAAGGACCTCGCGAAGTGA
- a CDS encoding formimidoylglutamate deiminase, which produces MTSYWCETALLPTGLAARVLVTIADGRFTTVGPDTDPGDATILHGLVVPGLANCHSHAFHRALRGRTQTERGTFWTWREQMYAVAAALTPDTYYDLAKAVYGEMLLAGITAVGEFHYLHHAPGGSRYNDPNAMGTALIAAARDVGIRIALLDTCYVAGGIDQPLNEVQQRFSDGDATSWASRVEQLTGADMVAGADDVVIGAAAHSVRGVPQEQLGAVAAAFPDVPLHIHLSEQVAENEACLAAYGRTPTQILDETGFLSERTSAIHATHLTSVDVELLGSSATYACFCPTTERDLADGIGPSVQLRDAGSPLTLGSDSHAVIDLFEEMRAVELNERLATQERGHWSAPELLKAASADGHQSIGFPDAGAIQVGARADLVAIRLNTVRTAGTITSGSFSGSAEAVVFSATASDVSDVVVSGNHLVADSNHNRMDVAAELAASITAVTR; this is translated from the coding sequence GTGACGTCGTACTGGTGCGAGACCGCTCTCCTCCCGACCGGTCTCGCCGCGAGAGTTCTCGTCACGATCGCCGACGGTCGCTTCACCACGGTCGGGCCCGACACCGACCCGGGGGACGCGACGATCCTGCACGGCCTCGTCGTCCCCGGCCTGGCGAACTGTCACAGTCACGCGTTCCACCGCGCGCTCCGCGGCCGTACGCAGACCGAGCGTGGCACGTTCTGGACCTGGCGCGAGCAGATGTACGCCGTCGCCGCCGCGCTCACCCCGGACACGTACTACGACCTGGCGAAAGCCGTGTACGGCGAAATGCTGCTCGCCGGCATCACCGCGGTCGGCGAATTCCACTACCTCCATCACGCCCCCGGCGGCAGTCGCTACAACGACCCGAACGCGATGGGTACGGCCCTGATCGCCGCCGCCCGCGACGTCGGGATCCGGATCGCCCTGCTCGACACCTGCTACGTTGCCGGCGGCATCGACCAGCCGCTGAACGAGGTGCAGCAGCGCTTCAGCGACGGCGACGCGACGAGCTGGGCGTCCCGGGTCGAGCAGCTCACCGGCGCGGACATGGTGGCCGGCGCGGACGATGTGGTGATCGGGGCGGCCGCGCATTCGGTGCGGGGCGTTCCCCAGGAGCAGCTCGGCGCGGTCGCGGCCGCATTCCCTGACGTACCGCTGCATATTCATCTCTCCGAGCAGGTCGCGGAAAACGAGGCATGCCTCGCGGCGTACGGGCGTACGCCGACGCAGATCCTCGACGAAACCGGATTCCTCAGCGAGCGGACGAGCGCAATCCATGCGACCCATCTGACCTCGGTGGATGTGGAGTTGCTGGGGAGCTCGGCGACGTACGCGTGCTTCTGCCCGACGACCGAACGTGATCTCGCGGACGGGATCGGCCCATCGGTGCAGCTGCGCGACGCGGGGTCGCCGTTGACGCTCGGGTCCGACAGTCACGCGGTGATCGACCTGTTCGAGGAGATGCGCGCGGTCGAGCTGAACGAACGCCTCGCCACCCAGGAACGCGGCCACTGGTCAGCCCCCGAGCTACTCAAGGCCGCATCCGCCGACGGCCATCAGTCAATCGGCTTCCCCGACGCCGGCGCAATCCAGGTCGGCGCTCGCGCTGATCTGGTCGCAATCCGCCTGAACACGGTCCGCACAGCCGGCACCATCACCAGCGGAAGTTTCTCCGGGAGTGCGGAAGCTGTTGTTTTCTCGGCAACCGCCTCCGATGTTTCCGATGTCGTCGTCTCCGGCAACCATCTGGTTGCTGACAGCAATCACAATCGAATGGACGTCGCGGCCGAGCTGGCTGCCTCGATCACGGCGGTGACCCGATGA